The DNA region GCGTCGGTGGCGCACAGGTGCACGTCCGGGCTGTGCACCCGTGCCTCGGACCAGCCCGGCCGGCCGGCGGGGAACGCGTCGGCGACACGGGCGCCCAGCTCCTCGGCGGTGAACCGCAGTTCGGCGGTGCCGTGGGGGACGTCCTCCAGTCCGAGCACCGCCGTCCACCGGCCCAGGAAGTCGGCGACCACCGGGTCCGCGGGCCGCTCGTCGCCGAAGGCCAGCGCCTGGGCCATGAACCACAGCTCCCGCAGCGGTACCTCCGCACCGCCGGCGTCGGCGGCCAGCTCGCGGTACAGCTCGGTGAGCGCCGCCGTGTACGCCTCCGCGATCCGGGCCGACAGCCAGCGCGCCGACTGGAGCAGCGGCGCCAGACCGGCCAGCCGGGCCAGCACGTCCCCGCCCACGGTGACGTCCAGGTCGCGGACGCCGTCCAGATGGCACAGGGTGCGGGCGGCGTACGTCTCGCCGGGCCGCCGCCGGGCGTCCTGGCCGGTGATGCCGGTGAAGGTGTCCTCCAGCGCGGCCATGGACCGGGCGAGTTCGTCAGGGCCCTCGGCGGCGGCCACCGCGTCGCGGGCGTCGCACAGCCGGTCCATCGTCCCCAGCGCCCACGCCCGGGCCCCGGCGTCGCCGATGCCGTCCAGCCGCTCGCGCAGCAGCCGTTCGGCGCCGAGGTCCATCGGCAGGTCGAAACCGAGCCGCAGGATCCCGGCGGCGGCGAGCTCGTCGAGCTGGGCGTACACGTCGGCCGGGCGGCGGAACGGGCCGGTCGCGGTCAGCCCGGCCGCGAGCTCGCCGGCCCGCCGTCGCCCGTCGCAGCGGGCCACCAGCTCGGCGGTGGCGGCCGGCAGGTCCTGCGCGGGCCGGTTCGGCCACAGCAGCCGGCGGCCGTCGAGGGTCAGTTGCGGCTGCCGGGCCACGGGCAGCCAGGGACGCAGCCGCTCGTCGGTCGCCAGGTACGCCGCCAGCGCGTCGAGCGCCCACCACTCGAAGTGCACCGCGGTGTCCCGGACGAGCGCCGGCCCGTGGGCGATCTCCAGTCGCGGGCCGCCGTTGCCCACCTGCGTCCAGCACATCGGGCCGAAGAAGCCGATCGTGTCGTTCTTGGCGCAGTACCGCTGCCAGTACTTGGCGACGATCTCCTCGCGGCGACGGCGACGTTCGTTGCGCCGGGCCGCGGGTCCGTCGCGCAGCACCCCGGCCACGGAGCTGAGCGCTCCCGGATTCTGCCAGGTGACCGCCTGGCGGAACAGCGGGTCGGCGCACACGTCGTGGACCGCCCGGCCGAGTCCGGTCATCGCCTCGGCGAACGCGGCGTCGACGCCGTCGGTCCCGCCGGCACCGTCCAGGTGCCGGTCCACGGTCCGGGCCAGCTCCGGCGCGCAGAACGCGGCGACGCCGTCGGCGGGGAACCCGGCGGAGCGCACCAGGGCATGCCGCCACACGCTCCAGGAGGTGCCGGGCAGGGGGACGAGATGGTCGGGCAAGGTGGTCACCGGCTCCTGGTCGTGGGCCCGGCTTCGTCCTCCATCGACCGCACCAGGCTCCGGGGCCGCATGTCCGTCCAGCGCGTCTCGACGTAGTCCAGGCACGCCTGGCGGCTGTCCTCCGGGTGTGCCACCGTCCATCCCCCGGGCACCTCGGCGAACGACGGCCACAGCGAGTGCTGGCCCTCGTCGTTGGCCAGGACCAGGAAGCGGCCCTCGGCGTCGTCGAACGGATTGGTCATGGTGTTCTGCTCCTTCAGGGCTGTCGTCCCAGCCGGACGCCGAGTTCGGCGCCGATCCGGCGCAGGTGCTCGGGCCGGGTCATGTCGTCGTGCGCGCAGGCGATCGGGTGCACGCGCACCTCACCGGTGGTGTGTTCGGCCCAGGCCCGCGGCCGGGGGGTCCCGGATTCCGCGGTCGCGTGGAACAGGTCGATGTCCCCGTCGAAGACCCCGGGGCGGTGTGCCCGGGCCAGCCGGGCGTTGTTGGCCACCACCCCGGCCAGCTCGGGGGCGAGGCCGGCGGCCGTCTCCGGGCCCAGCAGGCGGTGCAGCGCGGCCACCGGGTCGACGGGGACGTCCGGTCCGACGTCGGCCACCGGACTGGCGTCGAGGAGGGCCAGCAGTCCGACCGGCACCCCCTCGTGCCGCAGCCGCACCGCCAGCTCGTGCGCCACCAGCCCGCCGTAGGACCAGCCGAGCAGGTGGTACGGGCCGGTGGGCTGTACGGAACGGATCTGTTCCAGGTGGTCGGCGGCGACCTCGGCGAGCGAGCCGGGCAGCGGGCGGCCGGGAGCCGCGAGCCGGGACTGCAGGCCGTAGATCGGCCGTTCGGGGTCCAGGTGGCGCAGCAGGCCCGTGTAGCACCAGGCGAGGCCGGCGACGGGGGCCACGCAGAACAGGGGCGCCCGGCTTCCCTTGGTACGGATCGGCAGCAGCACACCCAGCCCGCGTTCGCCGCCGCCGTCCAGCCGCGCGGCGAGACCGCCCGCCGTCGGGTGCTCGAACAGCAGGCCGAGACCCAGTTCGGCGCCCAGCTCGGCACGGATCCGGCCGGCCAGCGTGGCGGCGAGCAGGGAATGGCCCCCGAGGTCGAAGAAGTTGTCGTCGACGCCGACGCGCGGTACGCCGAGCACCTCGGCGAAGAGCTGGCAGAGCAGCTCCTCGCGGTGGCTGCGGGCGGCGAGGCCCGCGCGGGCGGCCGGCGGCACGGGGAGCGCCCGGTGGTCGAGCTTGCCGTTCGGCGTCCGCGGCAGCGACGTGAGCGGGACGATCGCGTTCGGCAGCATGTAGGACGGCAGGGTGCGGCCCGCGTGCGCGCGCAGCGCCGCCGGGTCCACGTCGCCGCCCGCCTCCGGTACGACATAGGCCACCAGCCGCCGGTCACCGGGCCGGTCCTCGCGTGCGAGGACCGCCGCCCGGGCCACCCCGGGATGGGAGACCAGGGCCGCCTCGACCTCGCCCGGCTCGATCCGGAACCCCCGGAGCTTGATCTGCTGGTCGGCCCGGCCCCCGTACTCCAGCTGCCCCGCGGACGTCCAGCGGGCCAGGTCGCCGGTGCGGTACATGCGCTCTCCGGGCCGTCCCCACGGGCAGGCGGTGAACCGTTCGGCGGTCGGCGCGGGCCGGCGCAGATAGCCGTGCGCGAGCCCGGCGCCGGCGAGGTACAGCTCTCCGGTCACCCCGGGCGGGACCGGCTGGAGCCGTTCGTCGAGCACGTAGGCCCGGGTGTTGGCCAGCGGAGTACCGATCGGCTGCCCGTCCACCGGGCCGTGGAGACGGGCCGCGGTGGACCACACGGTGGTCTCGGTCGGGCCGTACAGGTTGGTGAGGTCGCCGCCGGGTCCGGTCAGCCGGCCTGCCAGTCCGGCGGGCATCGCCTCGGCGCCGGTGAACTTCCGTAGTCCGGGCAGGAGTTCCGGGGCGGCTTCGGCCAGGGACTGCCACAGCGAGGGGGTGGCGTGCACCACGGTGACCGAGGTCTCCGCGCACCGCCGGGCCAGCGCCACCGGGTCGCGGACCGTCCGCGGACCGGCCGGCACGACGGCGGCGCCGCTCAGCAGCGGGCCGTAGAGCTCCGGCACCGACATGTCGAAGGCCGCGGTGGTCACCGACAGCATCCGGTCGCGCGGGGTCAGCCGCAGGACGCCGCGCAGGGCGGCCAGCAGGTTGGCCAGGGCCCCCCGGCCGACGACGACGCCCTTGGGCGGGCCGGTGGTCGCCGAGGTGTAGACGACGTACGCCGGGGCGGACGCGGGCGGCGGCCGGTCCACGTCGCCGGGGGCGGTGTCCGGGCAGCCGGCCGTGGCCAGTTCGCCGTCGTCCGGCACCGCGTCCAGCACCAGGTCGGGTGCGGCGTCCTCGAGTACGTGACGCAGGCGCTCGGAGGGGTGGCCGGGGTCCAGTGGCAGGTACGCCGCTCCCGCCTTGAGCACCGCGAGCACGGCGACCAGCAACTCCTCGGTCCGCGGCAGCGGCAGGGCGACCAGCGCGCCCGGGCCGGCGCCCCGGCCGATCAGGTGGTGCGCGAGCCGGTTGGCCCGCCGGTCGAGGGCGGCGTAGCGAAGTGTGCCGCTCTCGCCGATGACGGCGTCGGCCTCCGGGGTGTCCCGGACCTGCCGCTCGAACGCGGTGACGACGTCCGGGGCCGCCGGTGTCCCGGTGGCGTTCCACTCGTGGAGCAGGCGCCGGCGCTCGGCGCCGGTGAGCAGCCGCGGGTGGCTG from Streptomyces sp. NBC_01754 includes:
- a CDS encoding lantibiotic dehydratase, which gives rise to MTTLPDHLVPLPGTSWSVWRHALVRSAGFPADGVAAFCAPELARTVDRHLDGAGGTDGVDAAFAEAMTGLGRAVHDVCADPLFRQAVTWQNPGALSSVAGVLRDGPAARRNERRRRREEIVAKYWQRYCAKNDTIGFFGPMCWTQVGNGGPRLEIAHGPALVRDTAVHFEWWALDALAAYLATDERLRPWLPVARQPQLTLDGRRLLWPNRPAQDLPAATAELVARCDGRRRAGELAAGLTATGPFRRPADVYAQLDELAAAGILRLGFDLPMDLGAERLLRERLDGIGDAGARAWALGTMDRLCDARDAVAAAEGPDELARSMAALEDTFTGITGQDARRRPGETYAARTLCHLDGVRDLDVTVGGDVLARLAGLAPLLQSARWLSARIAEAYTAALTELYRELAADAGGAEVPLRELWFMAQALAFGDERPADPVVADFLGRWTAVLGLEDVPHGTAELRFTAEELGARVADAFPAGRPGWSEARVHSPDVHLCATDAEALARGDYTLVLGELHIASAAFDTQFFALGHPEPKVLREALAADLPDSRVRLLLPHDWPRHCSRNAYWMHGPDDVELGFAPAPGADPDRLVPVTALTVTDTPDGLVARARDGRRWPVLEVFANMLGLQAFDTWKLAGAGGHTPRITVDDLVLVRRTWRSTVGACGLADVTGERRRYVAARRWRRSSDMPEQVYVRVATDIKPQFVDFTSPVYVRLLCTMLRGARAKGGDGVEVIVTEALPTAEHAWLTDGRGRRYSSELRLQIIDPKPPGRP
- a CDS encoding MbtH family protein; the encoded protein is MTNPFDDAEGRFLVLANDEGQHSLWPSFAEVPGGWTVAHPEDSRQACLDYVETRWTDMRPRSLVRSMEDEAGPTTRSR